In the Flavisolibacter tropicus genome, one interval contains:
- a CDS encoding D-alanyl-D-alanine carboxypeptidase/D-alanyl-D-alanine-endopeptidase, whose translation MKRYLFSLAALIVLYSCSPTQQIRRSAENGLLQSEPLKTAHVGISIFDPAANKYLYNYQGDKYFVPASNTKIPTCYAAMKYLGDSLVGFRYSTNGNSIVIEPSGDPSFLHSDYKIQPAYQLLQQYQNITIQKPLFEDEFIGSGWSWNDFKEAYMAQRSNFPIYGNTVRLSLKDNKQIQVAPSYFTTNIEVGEPLTVGFTIEKPWEENRFIALAGNSKSAEIPFRPTIGTIQALLADTLNRKVELDIATTKRPANVLHSQPTDSLLRPMMHRSDNFFAEQSLLMVSNEKLGVMKDSKIIDTLLKTDFKDLPQKPRWVDGSGLSRYNLFTPQDFVTILNKMKNEFGMERIKVILPTGNDGTLVNYYKDLDGKLFAKTGTLSGVVALSGFMYTKKNKLLVFSVLVNNHQSSATNVRRAVEHFLMGVQEKY comes from the coding sequence ATGAAACGTTACCTCTTTTCCTTAGCAGCATTAATTGTTCTCTATAGCTGTTCGCCTACCCAGCAGATTCGTCGCAGTGCGGAAAATGGTTTACTGCAAAGCGAGCCGCTGAAAACAGCACATGTAGGCATTTCTATTTTTGATCCGGCTGCTAATAAATACTTGTACAACTACCAGGGCGATAAATATTTTGTACCGGCCAGCAATACCAAGATCCCTACTTGTTATGCCGCTATGAAATATTTGGGAGATAGCTTGGTGGGTTTTCGTTATTCCACCAATGGCAATTCTATTGTAATAGAACCATCGGGCGACCCCAGCTTTCTGCATAGTGATTATAAAATACAGCCAGCTTACCAGCTGTTACAGCAATACCAAAACATCACCATTCAAAAGCCATTGTTTGAAGATGAATTTATAGGTAGCGGTTGGAGCTGGAACGATTTCAAAGAAGCCTATATGGCACAGCGTAGCAACTTTCCCATTTATGGAAATACAGTGCGCTTATCGTTGAAAGACAATAAACAAATACAAGTAGCACCTTCTTATTTTACTACCAATATAGAAGTTGGAGAGCCGCTAACTGTTGGATTTACCATAGAAAAGCCATGGGAAGAGAATCGGTTTATTGCCTTAGCAGGAAATTCAAAAAGTGCAGAGATTCCTTTCCGTCCAACTATCGGTACCATACAAGCGCTTTTAGCCGATACACTGAATCGAAAAGTGGAATTGGATATAGCTACTACCAAACGTCCCGCTAACGTTTTACATTCACAGCCTACCGACTCGCTGCTCAGGCCCATGATGCACCGTAGCGATAACTTCTTTGCCGAGCAATCCCTTCTCATGGTTAGCAACGAGAAGTTAGGAGTTATGAAGGATAGCAAGATCATTGATACCTTATTAAAGACCGATTTCAAAGACCTGCCACAAAAGCCCCGCTGGGTTGATGGTTCTGGTTTAAGCCGCTATAACCTGTTTACACCTCAGGATTTTGTAACCATTCTGAATAAGATGAAGAACGAGTTTGGAATGGAGCGCATTAAGGTGATTTTACCCACAGGCAATGATGGCACATTGGTTAACTACTACAAAGACCTGGATGGAAAACTGTTTGCCAAAACGGGTACCTTATCAGGTGTAGTAGCCTTGAGTGGATTTATGTATACAAAGAAGAATAAGCTACTGGTGTTCTCTGTTTTAGTTAACAACCATCAAAGTTCGGCAACCAATGTTCGCCGCGCCGTAGAGCATTTTCTGATGGGTGTACAGGAGAAGTATTAA
- a CDS encoding RNA polymerase sigma factor translates to MIAAAEDIQTLVAGCRQNDRKAQERLYRQYYHALGAICMRYTKNEQDAIELLNDGFLKIFKNIHQYDPAKGALYTWMNKIITNCCIDFLRKQQEVYFSPVEEHSEEVHLDNRALQLMDAQELLLLVRQLPPATQLVFNLHVIEGYPHKEIAEMLNMREGTSKWHVNEARKQLQKKLQVLAAAS, encoded by the coding sequence TTGATAGCAGCTGCAGAAGACATACAAACACTGGTTGCGGGTTGTCGCCAAAACGACCGCAAGGCACAGGAGCGCCTGTACAGGCAGTACTATCATGCTCTTGGAGCTATCTGCATGCGCTATACAAAGAATGAGCAAGATGCTATTGAACTCTTGAATGATGGCTTTTTGAAGATCTTTAAAAACATACATCAATACGACCCTGCAAAAGGCGCTTTGTATACCTGGATGAATAAGATCATTACCAATTGCTGCATTGATTTTCTACGTAAACAACAAGAAGTTTATTTCAGTCCCGTAGAAGAACATTCAGAGGAAGTGCACTTAGATAATAGAGCACTACAATTGATGGATGCCCAGGAGCTGCTTTTGCTGGTTCGTCAGCTGCCACCGGCTACGCAACTCGTATTTAACCTGCATGTGATAGAAGGATATCCGCATAAAGAGATTGCTGAAATGCTCAACATGCGTGAGGGTACCAGCAAGTGGCATGTAAATGAAGCCCGTAAACAATTACAAAAGAAATTACAAGTTTTGGCTGCCGCCTCATGA
- a CDS encoding outer membrane beta-barrel protein, translating into MSNEQPHINPWAEKLQQVSMPDTDASWQGMERLLDQHLPVEEKEKKRRFFFILFPVFLLGIGLMLLGGYLFTASKPQVKQHQQAAESGGVSITAVDSSSSGDATLLQASGNSKAVTSAGSQLPGAFTINTVVGDSGVSTTQAEQHAADAIKEKHTANSKTSSFKASNSANNNYPINYSEVSLGEKTAAAAGGNSAFRKTTKADSQTQMANGNTGTGVKKNKEKANAQNGSDINGGGNDVAILTNKRKDRETNAVKVDRNKAVANLSATVQHNSPMRTHLLPVLRKPVNPLQQLILKDSIDQLRSSVLSDSVLQAMKNKGSELIKRGWTFSVGVNHFVRINSQQPAPYKGNETTPNSEGLTGKITDYLPVPQARYHFNNKLFIQGELQFNAPQFTQPVQLEHRNYSDGLFNVNDTAYLKKLTYFNLPLSIHYSPLKRFYIGAGIQYSRLNNAIVLHEKTKTRGGSQFPDSTFKSSKQERIKDDTLFQKLHTSELRLLSDVSYQAGAFGVGVRYNYALRNLVKVPVVGGTITQARNSSLQLYIRYQFLDKRKRKHRASK; encoded by the coding sequence ATGAGCAACGAACAACCACATATAAACCCCTGGGCCGAAAAGCTGCAACAAGTGTCAATGCCAGATACTGATGCTTCCTGGCAAGGCATGGAGCGTTTGCTGGACCAACACTTGCCTGTAGAAGAAAAAGAAAAGAAACGACGTTTCTTCTTTATCCTATTCCCAGTTTTCCTTCTGGGCATTGGGCTGATGTTATTGGGCGGTTATCTATTCACGGCTTCTAAACCGCAAGTAAAACAACATCAGCAGGCTGCAGAAAGTGGCGGCGTTAGTATTACAGCTGTAGATTCCTCTAGTTCAGGTGATGCAACACTCCTCCAGGCATCAGGCAATTCAAAAGCAGTAACTTCTGCTGGAAGTCAGTTGCCAGGTGCTTTTACTATTAATACAGTAGTGGGAGATTCAGGAGTTAGTACTACACAGGCAGAACAACATGCTGCGGATGCGATAAAGGAAAAACACACTGCCAATAGTAAGACTTCATCTTTTAAAGCCTCCAATTCAGCCAATAATAATTACCCAATCAATTACAGTGAGGTTAGCCTTGGCGAAAAAACAGCCGCTGCTGCAGGAGGTAATTCAGCCTTTAGAAAAACAACCAAGGCGGATTCACAAACGCAAATGGCAAATGGTAATACTGGCACTGGTGTGAAGAAAAATAAGGAAAAAGCGAATGCTCAAAATGGAAGTGATATAAATGGTGGTGGGAACGATGTGGCTATTTTAACAAACAAAAGAAAGGATAGAGAAACAAATGCTGTGAAAGTAGACAGAAACAAAGCAGTAGCAAACCTATCTGCAACTGTGCAGCATAACAGTCCCATGCGCACTCACCTGCTACCAGTTTTGCGTAAACCAGTTAATCCTTTGCAGCAGCTAATTTTGAAAGATAGCATCGATCAACTGCGTAGCAGTGTTTTGTCGGACAGTGTGCTACAAGCAATGAAAAACAAAGGAAGTGAGTTGATCAAAAGGGGCTGGACCTTTAGTGTGGGGGTTAATCATTTTGTGCGCATCAATAGTCAGCAGCCGGCGCCTTACAAAGGCAATGAAACAACGCCAAATTCAGAAGGGCTAACAGGAAAGATCACTGATTACTTGCCTGTTCCACAAGCCCGGTATCACTTCAATAACAAACTATTTATCCAGGGAGAGCTACAGTTCAATGCACCACAGTTTACACAGCCGGTACAATTGGAACATCGAAACTACAGCGATGGGCTCTTTAATGTAAATGATACGGCGTACCTGAAAAAGCTAACGTATTTCAACCTGCCTCTAAGTATTCATTACAGCCCATTGAAACGTTTCTATATAGGTGCTGGCATACAGTACTCCCGCTTAAATAATGCAATTGTGCTTCATGAGAAAACGAAAACAAGGGGCGGTTCGCAGTTTCCTGATTCTACTTTCAAAAGCAGTAAACAGGAACGCATAAAAGATGATACGCTATTCCAGAAGCTTCATACCTCTGAGTTGCGGTTATTGTCTGACGTTAGCTATCAAGCAGGAGCATTTGGCGTGGGGGTACGTTACAACTATGCACTACGCAACCTGGTAAAGGTGCCAGTAGTTGGCGGAACTATTACGCAAGCGCGCAACAGTTCCTTGCAATTGTACATTCGTTATCAATTCCTGGACAAACGTAAGCGAAAACATCGGGCATCAAAATAG
- the mutL gene encoding DNA mismatch repair endonuclease MutL, which yields MADRIQLLPDNIANQIAAGEVIQRPASAVKELLENAVDAGATEIKLLVNDAGKALIQVIDNGVGMSETDARMCFERHATSKIQNINDLFHIRTMGFRGEALASIAAVAQVEMRTKRDQDEAGTCIEIENSVVVKQSPVAMVTGTSIAMKNLFFNVPARRNFLKSNPVELRHIVDEFIRVALAFPHIFFSLTNNGQQLFHLDAGSLKQRITQILGSGYAAKVVPVKEETDYLNIHGFIGKPETAKKTRGDQYFFVNNRFIKSPYLNHAVMSAYQDMIPADSFPMYVLFIDLDPAQVDVNVHPTKQEIKFEDEKIVYAFVQAAVKHALAQFSITPSLEFDLDASIQGLDAVQKPFTDDNKAAAQSSSIFQAFTEANQAHRIEPSNSSSSNSSFRSLGSYIRPQEDDLFEQPTIATASFPSFPAPTETPTSFVSLAAQHGLFSAPEEVKLTQLFNTYVMVPNADHFLLVHQQAAHERVLYERLLQALDQQSLPTQQSLFPATIDVTPTDAVILQELLPYFQKMGYSIEPFGKTTFVIQGTPADMESGNEKIVIERILEQYKHFSSELKLSNREKLLRSVAWQQAVKPGKILTQVEMQALVSDLFNCSMPNAAPNGRPTYTTFRRDQIDKLF from the coding sequence GTGGCAGATCGAATTCAACTCCTTCCTGATAATATTGCAAATCAAATAGCCGCTGGTGAAGTCATTCAACGGCCAGCCAGTGCTGTAAAAGAATTGTTGGAAAACGCTGTAGATGCCGGGGCAACGGAGATCAAGCTATTGGTCAATGATGCAGGAAAGGCATTGATACAAGTGATAGATAATGGCGTGGGCATGAGCGAAACCGATGCCCGCATGTGCTTTGAGCGCCATGCTACTTCCAAAATCCAAAATATCAATGACCTTTTTCATATCCGCACCATGGGCTTTCGGGGTGAGGCACTGGCCTCTATTGCCGCGGTAGCCCAGGTGGAGATGCGCACCAAGCGCGATCAGGACGAGGCAGGCACCTGCATTGAAATAGAGAATAGTGTGGTGGTGAAACAATCGCCTGTGGCTATGGTTACAGGTACCAGCATTGCCATGAAGAACCTGTTCTTTAACGTGCCGGCCCGCCGCAACTTTTTAAAAAGCAACCCAGTGGAGCTACGCCATATTGTGGATGAATTCATCCGCGTAGCACTGGCCTTCCCACATATCTTTTTCTCGCTGACCAATAACGGACAGCAACTGTTTCACTTGGATGCCGGTTCTTTAAAACAACGCATCACCCAGATACTAGGCTCTGGCTACGCTGCCAAGGTGGTACCCGTAAAAGAAGAAACCGACTACCTCAATATTCATGGCTTTATTGGTAAACCCGAAACGGCCAAGAAAACCCGGGGCGATCAGTACTTCTTTGTTAACAACCGCTTTATTAAAAGCCCTTACCTGAATCATGCGGTAATGAGCGCCTACCAGGACATGATCCCGGCAGACAGTTTTCCCATGTACGTGCTGTTCATTGACCTGGACCCTGCACAAGTAGATGTAAACGTGCATCCTACCAAACAGGAGATCAAGTTTGAAGACGAAAAGATCGTGTATGCCTTTGTGCAGGCAGCCGTAAAACATGCGCTGGCGCAATTCAGTATTACGCCTTCGCTGGAGTTTGACCTGGACGCCTCCATACAAGGATTAGACGCTGTTCAAAAACCATTTACAGACGATAACAAAGCGGCAGCACAATCGTCATCCATCTTCCAGGCATTTACTGAAGCCAACCAAGCGCATCGAATTGAACCGTCCAACAGTTCATCTTCCAATTCATCGTTTCGCTCATTGGGTTCGTATATCCGTCCACAAGAGGATGATCTCTTTGAGCAACCAACAATTGCTACGGCATCGTTCCCTTCATTTCCGGCTCCTACCGAAACGCCTACTTCATTTGTTTCACTGGCAGCCCAGCACGGTTTATTTAGTGCACCGGAGGAAGTTAAGCTGACACAGTTGTTCAACACCTATGTGATGGTGCCAAACGCTGATCACTTTTTATTGGTACATCAGCAGGCAGCGCATGAGCGTGTATTGTACGAACGTTTGCTGCAGGCACTGGATCAGCAATCCTTGCCTACCCAACAAAGCCTGTTTCCTGCTACCATTGATGTAACACCTACCGATGCGGTGATTTTGCAAGAGCTCCTTCCCTATTTCCAAAAAATGGGCTATAGCATTGAGCCTTTTGGCAAGACCACTTTTGTCATTCAAGGCACACCTGCCGATATGGAGTCCGGCAATGAAAAGATTGTGATCGAACGCATCCTCGAGCAATACAAACATTTTAGCAGTGAACTAAAACTGTCTAACCGCGAAAAACTTTTGCGTTCCGTAGCATGGCAGCAGGCTGTAAAACCCGGCAAGATATTGACCCAAGTGGAAATGCAGGCACTGGTAAGCGACCTTTTCAATTGTTCTATGCCCAACGCCGCCCCCAATGGCCGCCCTACTTATACAACGTTTAGAAGAGACCAGATCGATAAGCTATTTTGA
- a CDS encoding LytR/AlgR family response regulator transcription factor → MNAIDIYIVYPGALFTQRFFYTLIEDTIEVLICWLFMRALILWLDKKLPLHKNFGYRVAVQLPLTILSTCGLLLLICELVQVLRHGKPVDRAVYTHHVWVYGIWLLGHNAIYITMYMWQWTQFVQKNKEMPAPELLATPDLPQPEKETLILRLGNKTRVVQFLDILYCTVSDNLTMICTAGHECLLAEKSLEHLDEVLPPDLFFRANRQFIIHRDLIVSTERIENGKIKLLVKPTPKLPDAIIISRTKAPAFKEWLKMAAA, encoded by the coding sequence ATGAACGCGATCGACATATATATTGTGTATCCCGGAGCGTTATTCACTCAACGTTTTTTCTATACACTTATTGAAGACACAATTGAAGTGTTGATTTGCTGGCTGTTTATGCGGGCCTTGATATTATGGTTGGATAAGAAGCTGCCCCTTCATAAAAACTTTGGTTACCGGGTAGCAGTACAACTTCCGTTAACCATACTTTCTACCTGCGGACTGCTGCTTTTGATCTGTGAGCTGGTGCAGGTACTTCGGCATGGTAAACCGGTAGATAGGGCCGTTTATACCCATCATGTGTGGGTGTATGGCATCTGGCTGCTGGGGCATAACGCCATCTATATAACCATGTATATGTGGCAATGGACACAGTTTGTGCAGAAGAACAAAGAAATGCCGGCGCCTGAATTACTAGCTACACCCGATTTGCCGCAGCCCGAAAAAGAGACCCTGATCCTACGTTTGGGAAATAAAACCCGAGTCGTTCAATTTTTAGACATTCTTTATTGTACCGTATCTGATAACCTGACCATGATCTGTACTGCTGGTCATGAATGCTTGCTGGCAGAAAAATCGCTGGAGCATCTGGACGAGGTATTGCCTCCTGATCTTTTCTTCCGGGCCAACCGTCAGTTCATTATTCATCGCGATCTGATTGTTTCTACTGAGCGAATTGAAAATGGCAAAATAAAGCTCCTGGTTAAACCGACCCCCAAGCTGCCCGATGCTATTATCATCAGCCGCACCAAGGCACCGGCTTTTAAAGAGTGGCTGAAAATGGCCGCTGCTTAA
- a CDS encoding serine hydrolase domain-containing protein yields the protein MKKLNLFLITIVLSLSCLAQTNKGTINTQIDAFIKKEMKDLGIPGVAVAVIKNGKVLHTNTYGMANLEWQQPVTPHTSFQIASVTKLFTSTLLLKWIQEGKINLDDHVSKYLPDCPDSWKPVTIRHLTAHESGIKWPAGLGGYLGIGSATNFKVETSEDLIKGMKDSTLAFQPGAKQAYQNGDYFVLQYILEKMGGKPIEQLLPQEVLRPLQMNDGGFDEEIRSFPFQTMMAVSHKSQNFTKGKTAPLIFKGFYARTSYASGGMFLSIDDATKWAVALDKEVFLTKATQEQITVNTASGGGFTQLGWTSEVNHGHLLIGHSGGPGMGDIIRMPKEKLTIIVLSNYADMYPYMAAHIAQLLVKDLEFPDAPKTFDRNLVR from the coding sequence ATGAAAAAGCTGAACCTGTTTTTAATAACTATTGTTCTTTCGCTAAGCTGCCTGGCTCAAACCAATAAGGGCACTATTAATACACAGATAGATGCATTTATTAAAAAAGAAATGAAAGACCTAGGTATCCCGGGTGTGGCAGTAGCCGTTATTAAAAATGGAAAAGTACTGCACACTAATACCTATGGTATGGCCAATTTAGAGTGGCAGCAGCCGGTAACGCCGCATACCAGTTTCCAGATTGCCTCTGTTACGAAACTCTTTACTTCAACGCTTCTCTTGAAATGGATACAGGAAGGCAAAATCAATCTGGATGATCATGTGAGTAAATACCTGCCGGATTGTCCAGACAGCTGGAAGCCTGTTACCATCCGCCATTTGACAGCCCATGAATCGGGTATTAAGTGGCCAGCAGGCTTGGGCGGTTATTTAGGTATTGGGTCTGCCACCAATTTTAAAGTAGAAACTTCAGAAGATTTGATCAAGGGCATGAAAGATTCCACTTTAGCCTTTCAGCCTGGAGCTAAGCAGGCTTACCAGAACGGCGACTACTTTGTGCTGCAGTATATCCTGGAAAAGATGGGAGGGAAACCCATAGAGCAATTGCTGCCACAAGAAGTGTTGCGGCCTTTACAGATGAACGATGGTGGTTTTGATGAAGAGATCAGAAGCTTTCCCTTCCAAACCATGATGGCTGTATCGCATAAATCGCAAAACTTTACCAAGGGTAAAACGGCGCCTCTGATATTTAAAGGCTTTTATGCGCGCACGTCGTATGCCTCGGGAGGTATGTTTCTTTCAATTGACGATGCTACCAAATGGGCTGTGGCCCTGGACAAAGAAGTATTTTTAACGAAAGCCACTCAAGAGCAGATAACGGTTAATACGGCAAGTGGTGGTGGCTTTACCCAGCTGGGATGGACCAGTGAGGTCAACCATGGGCACTTGCTCATTGGACATTCCGGAGGGCCCGGTATGGGAGACATCATTCGTATGCCTAAAGAAAAGCTGACTATAATTGTTTTGAGTAATTATGCGGACATGTATCCTTATATGGCGGCCCACATTGCCCAACTGTTGGTAAAGGACCTGGAGTTTCCAGATGCCCCTAAAACATTTGATCGGAATCTAGTACGGTAA
- a CDS encoding glycoside hydrolase family 3 N-terminal domain-containing protein, producing the protein MKKHLLTVLAACFCISVSFGQNRSTLSKKQWVDSVFKSLNKEERIAQLMVIRAHSNLGQDHINGVVNLIQKYDVGALCFFQGGPVRQANLTNYYQSLAKTPLMVTIDGEWGLGMRLDSVNKFPYQLTLGALPNEQLVYQMGLAVGQQMKRIGVHVNYAPVVDINNNPNNPVIGYRSFGEDKEKVSALGVAYTRGMQDAGIMACAKHFPGHGDTEVDSHLDLPVINKSIGSLDSLELYPFKAQFQAGVGSVMIAHLSIPSIDNSPNRPTSLSKNNVTDLLRDKMNYKGLTFTDALEMKGVAKFFPAGEAAVQALIAGNDMLCLPEDVPAAIEAIKTAIKKKRLKQNDIDDKVQKVLEAKYDLGLSQPQVVDTTNLLADLNAKTEDLKKQVARNTVTVLRNDANVFPYRLGQRIAYVGFGPSTVNTFGQRLAHDFHADTFALSYKADTAAVASVLQQLNSKTYDAIIVGVHDYSYRPANNYNISKNALDLWNALPADKTVTFLFGNVYAAKNFCNAKTLVAMHQDDEAFQQTAADFLRGSLSSIGRLPVSVCEFPYGTSIVLNNRVTTGSSAAWLGIDSIMNDAMAKKAFPGAVVIAVQNGEIKYHKAFGKYEYADDAKPVTLESIYDLASVTKVSATTIAVMKLYEQGKLDLNKTLGDYLPWVQGSNKAGLLIKDILLHQAGLSPFIPFYRETIDTNTGKPSEALYRSEMDTLFTIPVARNLYLRKDWTDTLHKRIVQSPLTAHGKYVYSDNDFILLGSIVETLTGMTLDQYVQKTFYTPMGMATTGFQPWKRFGVERVVPTEKETYFRRQLLRGYVHDEGASLFGGVAGHAGLFSNAYDLAMLYEMLLDGGTFNGEHYLKPETIQLFTAYNSDISRRGLGFDKPEKDNATSKSPYPSVLASPSTFGHTGFTGTCVWVDPEAKLVYVFLSNRVYDSRGNNKLSTMGIRGKVQDVIYKALKAEAAVQQPAPLETH; encoded by the coding sequence ATGAAGAAGCATCTCTTAACAGTCCTCGCGGCCTGTTTCTGTATTTCTGTATCCTTTGGGCAAAATCGTAGCACCCTTTCGAAAAAGCAGTGGGTAGACAGTGTGTTTAAATCGTTGAATAAAGAAGAACGCATTGCACAATTGATGGTGATACGTGCCCATAGTAATTTAGGTCAGGATCATATTAATGGCGTAGTGAACCTGATTCAAAAGTACGATGTAGGAGCCCTGTGCTTCTTCCAGGGTGGTCCGGTGCGCCAGGCAAATCTGACCAACTATTATCAATCGCTGGCTAAAACGCCATTGATGGTTACCATTGATGGCGAGTGGGGATTGGGCATGCGCTTAGATAGTGTGAATAAGTTTCCTTACCAATTAACATTAGGTGCTCTGCCTAATGAGCAGCTGGTGTACCAGATGGGATTGGCTGTAGGACAGCAAATGAAACGCATTGGTGTGCATGTGAACTATGCCCCAGTAGTAGATATCAATAACAATCCTAACAACCCGGTAATTGGTTACCGCTCGTTTGGTGAGGATAAAGAAAAAGTAAGTGCTCTGGGTGTAGCTTATACCCGTGGTATGCAAGACGCTGGTATTATGGCTTGTGCCAAGCACTTCCCTGGACATGGCGATACGGAAGTAGATTCGCACCTGGATCTGCCTGTGATTAATAAATCAATTGGCAGTTTGGATTCATTGGAGCTGTATCCTTTTAAGGCGCAGTTTCAGGCGGGTGTGGGTTCTGTAATGATCGCCCACCTTTCCATCCCTTCTATCGACAATTCTCCTAATCGTCCTACTTCATTGTCTAAAAACAATGTAACGGATCTGTTGCGTGATAAAATGAATTATAAAGGGCTCACTTTCACCGATGCGTTGGAAATGAAAGGTGTAGCCAAGTTCTTCCCGGCCGGAGAAGCTGCCGTACAAGCATTGATAGCTGGTAATGATATGTTATGCTTGCCAGAGGATGTGCCAGCGGCTATTGAGGCCATTAAGACGGCTATCAAGAAGAAGCGCCTGAAGCAAAATGATATTGACGATAAAGTACAAAAGGTACTGGAAGCCAAGTATGACCTGGGACTAAGCCAGCCACAAGTAGTGGATACCACTAATTTGTTGGCGGATCTGAATGCGAAGACAGAGGACCTTAAAAAACAAGTAGCGCGTAATACAGTAACCGTGTTGCGCAATGATGCCAACGTGTTTCCCTACCGTCTTGGACAGCGCATTGCCTATGTAGGCTTTGGACCGTCTACTGTAAACACGTTTGGACAACGTCTGGCGCATGACTTCCATGCAGATACCTTTGCGCTTTCTTATAAAGCAGATACGGCAGCGGTAGCTAGCGTATTGCAACAATTAAATAGCAAAACCTACGACGCTATTATTGTAGGTGTGCATGACTATAGCTATCGTCCTGCTAATAATTATAATATTAGTAAGAACGCATTGGATCTTTGGAACGCATTACCTGCCGATAAGACGGTTACGTTCTTATTTGGTAATGTATATGCAGCAAAAAACTTCTGTAATGCAAAGACATTGGTAGCAATGCATCAGGATGATGAGGCCTTCCAGCAAACAGCGGCTGACTTCTTACGCGGTTCGCTTTCCTCCATTGGTCGCCTACCAGTTTCTGTTTGTGAGTTTCCTTATGGAACCAGCATTGTATTGAACAACCGTGTAACTACAGGAAGTTCTGCAGCCTGGTTAGGTATCGATAGCATTATGAATGATGCTATGGCTAAAAAAGCATTCCCCGGAGCTGTAGTGATAGCTGTTCAAAACGGAGAGATCAAATACCACAAGGCGTTTGGTAAATATGAATATGCCGACGATGCTAAACCGGTAACACTGGAAAGCATTTATGACCTGGCTTCTGTAACAAAGGTGTCTGCTACTACTATAGCCGTTATGAAGTTGTATGAGCAGGGAAAGCTGGACTTAAATAAAACACTTGGCGACTATCTGCCTTGGGTACAGGGATCAAACAAAGCCGGTCTATTAATCAAAGATATCCTGCTGCACCAGGCGGGCTTATCTCCTTTTATTCCTTTTTATAGAGAAACAATTGATACCAATACGGGTAAGCCATCTGAGGCGCTGTACAGAAGCGAGATGGATACTTTGTTTACTATACCTGTAGCTCGCAATCTTTACCTGCGTAAAGATTGGACTGATACCTTACATAAACGTATTGTTCAAAGTCCGCTAACTGCGCATGGTAAATATGTATATAGCGATAACGATTTTATTCTTTTGGGTAGCATCGTAGAAACGCTAACCGGTATGACATTGGACCAATACGTTCAAAAAACATTCTATACTCCAATGGGTATGGCTACTACTGGTTTCCAGCCGTGGAAGCGTTTTGGTGTAGAGCGTGTGGTGCCTACTGAAAAAGAAACCTATTTCCGCCGTCAGTTGCTAAGAGGTTATGTGCATGATGAAGGCGCTTCATTGTTTGGCGGGGTAGCAGGGCATGCGGGCTTATTCTCTAATGCTTATGACCTGGCTATGTTGTACGAGATGCTGTTAGATGGCGGTACGTTCAATGGTGAGCATTATTTAAAGCCTGAAACGATTCAGCTGTTTACTGCCTATAATAGTGATATTAGCCGTCGCGGATTGGGTTTTGACAAACCAGAAAAAGACAATGCAACGTCTAAGAGTCCTTATCCATCTGTGTTGGCATCGCCATCAACCTTTGGTCATACTGGCTTTACCGGCACTTGTGTATGGGTAGATCCAGAGGCAAAGCTGGTGTATGTGTTTTTATCGAACCGGGTATATGACAGCCGTGGTAATAACAAGCTTTCTACCATGGGCATCCGCGGTAAGGTACAAGACGTAATTTATAAGGCCCTAAAAGCTGAAGCTGCTGTACAACAACCAGCACCTCTGGAAACACATTAA